A single genomic interval of Plasmodium vivax scf_4692 genomic scaffold, whole genome shotgun sequence harbors:
- a CDS encoding Pvstp1, truncated, putative (encoded by transcript PVX_166265A; 5' and 3' truncations due to small contig ends.) encodes EYVLPVNIVPKNQDDVSILQSKTKTRYVEHEYKKNKNYVIPELGEAPIITDTLYFNNISTTPNSKSIKDPDKENQSLENVYRGIQRSRIDVTKPIDEQKIPAILLSLQNSVVSPASIPVASSAVVHSQSSKNHAVDNSLAVVSARSPQDKNIQTQTSAYQMQNSLHTRSGRNSTPTENKSKSALEEDTSMFQYSSVIPVLVGFITVIFLLSKYTSFGLLFGNKKKERHHKKLQEIRLNRTHLEKTSNIIEHDNLEDTKDDIHYKYIMYRRGKRICSPKKKRNLKKTIIDIHLGVLDECQKDQWEFDKGDFQEIILDEFMKDANIVCSHLSNNDP; translated from the exons ATATAGTACCAAAAAATCAGGATGATGTATCTATTCTccaaagcaaaacaaaaacacGTTATGTAGAgcatgaatataaaaaaaataagaattatgTTATTCCAGAGTTGGGAGAAGCTCCAATTATCACtgatacattatattttaataatatttctaCAACTCCAAATAGTAAAAGCATAAAAGATCCAGATAAAGAAAATCAATCATTAGAAAATGTATATAGAGGAATTCAACGTAGTCGAATAGATGTCACTAAGCCTAtagatgaacaaaaaataccAGCAATTCTTTTGTCATTACAGAATAGTGTTGTTTCTCCTGCTTCTATTCCtgttgcttcttctgctgTGGTTCACTCTCAATCTTCAAAAAATCATGCTGTGGATAATTCATTAGCGGTAGTTTCTGCAAGATCCCCACAAgacaaaaatatacaaacaCAAACAAGTGCATATCAAATGCAAAATTCACTTCATACTAGATCAGGACGTAATTCGACGCCTACTGAAAACAAATCTAAGAGTGCACTTGAAGAAGATACATCTATGTTTCAATACTCTTCTGTTATCCCAGTTCTTGTAGGCTTTATCACagttattttccttcttagcaag TATACTTCTTTTGGACTACTATttggcaataaaaaaaaggaaagacatcacaaaaaattgcaggAAATACGATTAAATCGtacccatttggaaaaaactAGTAACATCATAGAACACGATAATTTAGAAGATACCAAGGATGACattcattataaatatataatgtacagACGAGGAAAACGTATAtgttctccaaaaaaaaaaagaaatctaAAGAAAACCATTATAGATATACACTTGGGAGTATTAGATGAATGTCAGAAAGATCAATGGGAATTTGACAAAGGGGATTTTCAAGAAATAATCCTAGATGAGTTTATGAAAGACGCAAATATAGTATGTAGTCATTTATCAAACAATGATCC